One genomic segment of Primulina tabacum isolate GXHZ01 chromosome 9, ASM2559414v2, whole genome shotgun sequence includes these proteins:
- the LOC142555682 gene encoding replication factor C subunit 2 has product MASSSSSAPGPEMPWIEKYRPSKVADIVGNEDAVSRLQVIARDGNMPNLILAGPPGTGKTTSMLALAHELLGPNYREAVLELNASDDRGIDVVRNKIKMFAQKKVTLPPGRHKIIILDEADSMTSGAQQALRRTMEIYSNSTRFGLACNTSAKILEPIQSRCALVRFARLSDQEILSRLMVVVAAEKVPYVPEGLEAIIFTADGDMRQALNNLQATNSGFCFVNQENVFKVCDQPHPLHVKNMVRHVLEGKFDDACAGLKLLYDLGYSPTDIITTLFRIVKNYDMAEYLKLEFMKETGFAHMRICDGVGSYLQMCGLLAKLSLVRETARAA; this is encoded by the exons ATGGCTTCGTCATCTTCATCCGCCCCGGGCCCTGAAATGCCGTGGATAGAGAAGTATCGACCATCCAAGGTGGCGGATATAGTCGGGAATGAGGACGCCGTCTCCCGTCTCCAAGTCATCGCGCGTGATGGCAACATGCCCAATCTCATTCTAGCT GGTCCTCCTGGAACTGGTAAAACTACTAGTATGTTGGCGCTTGCGCATGAACTTCTAGGACCAAATTATAGAGAGGCGGTTTTAGAGCTAAATGCATCCGATGACCG AGGGATTGATGTGGTGAgaaacaaaataaagatgtttgCCCAGAAGAAGGTTACATTGCCCCCTGGGAGacacaaaataataattttggatGAAGCTGACAG CATGACATCTGGCGCTCAACAAGCTTTGAGGAGGACAATGGAAATATATTCGAATTCAACTCGTTTTGGGCTTGCTTGCAACACATCTGCAAAGATTCTAGAGCCTATTCAGAGTAGATGTGCTCTTGTTCGATTTGCTAGATTATCTGATCAAGAGATCCTCAGTCGTCTGATGGTGGTGGTTGCTGCAGAAAAG GTACCCTATGTTCCAGAAGGTCTTGAAGCCATCATCTTCACCGCTGACGGTGATATGAGACAGGCATTAAATAACTTGCAAGCCACAAACAGTGGATTTTGTTTTGTCAATCAAGAAAATGTTTTCAAG GTTTGTGATCAACCACATCCTTTGCATGTAAAGAACATGGTACGTCATGTACTCGAGGGGAAATTCGATGATGCATGTGCTGGTTTAAAGCTGCTCTATGATTTGGGCTATTCTCCAACTGACATAATCACTACCCTTTTCCGTATCGTAAAGAACTACGATATGGCAGAGTATCTAAAGTTGGAATTCATGAAA GAAACTGGATTTGCTCACATGAGAATCTGCGATGGAGTTGGTTCATATCTTCAGATGTGTGGTTTACTTGCTAAGCTCTCACTGGTACGTGAAACTGCCCGAGCAGCTTAG